Part of the Loxodonta africana isolate mLoxAfr1 chromosome 15, mLoxAfr1.hap2, whole genome shotgun sequence genome is shown below.
TAGTGGGAGATAAAACCAGTGATATGCTTTGGAAAGATAACATTAAGCAGCAGCAAAAAATGATTAGGAAAGAGAGATCAGGTGGGAGAGTGCAACAATGATGTAGGAGAGTGAACAGGAATGAGAGAACATTTAGGAGCTTTTGTTTAAAACAGAAATAATCTGAATTTACTAACTGAACAGTcagggaaaggaagagaacaGAGATAATGCTGTGGTTTCCAGCCTGCGTGGCTAAGTAGATGAAGTACCTTTAAAAGAAATGGGGAAGTCAGGGGAGAGACAACTATGTGTAAAACTTTTAAATCTATTTTGCTCAAGGAGTATTGGTGGGATTTTGGGGAGATTAGTAGCAGGTAACCTGAATGGTGAGACTGTAGCACAGAAATTGGGATTAGAGCCAAACAAAAATGCAGGGATTAAGTCCGTAGAGGGTAGTTCCTGTTAGGAGAGGATGAGACAGACACTCCAGGAAGAATAGagtgaaagaaaagatgaaggTAAACCTACACAGATAACTGAAAATTAAACATGCTGAGAAGAATGAGGACCCAGGAGAAAGGGTTTCCACAAGGGGGTGAATTCCAAGTGACAGATGCTACTGAGATGGAGAGATGAAAACTAAGCAAACAGCTCTGGTTTAAGTTAATCTCAAGAGTAAGAGGTACCTTGAGTGTGTGGTGGCAGAAATCAAACTCAAAAGGGTTATACCGCGAGTgatgataagaaagtgaaataaATTCAAGTTCGTCCACACTCCTCTACGATTCTCTCTCATCCCAGAAACACTGGTTGGATTTACAGCCGCAGGGCTTCtttggagggaggagggaggagggtgggTGAGAGGGGTGTGCTCCTTGGCCCTCCAGATAGTGATCTGAATGATGAGGTCAAGCTCTTCTTACGTTTCAGGCTAAAATCTGTCTGTTGGCCTCTTCCTCGCTGTCAGTTCCGCCCGGTACCGGCGCCCTTCGCGTGGATGTGAGCGATGAAGGCAGTAAGCATTTCCTGGGCGGTGAGGTGGAAGCCGCGCATAATCAGGCGGCGTCCGTCTTCTGGGGAAGAAACAAACGAGTAAGGCACTGGGAGTAAGGCAAGGCTGGGGCTGAGGGGAGCGCGGGCTGTCTGCCGCCCCCTCCCGCCCGACTCCCCACGCGAGCCCACCGAACAGCACGTCCACGCAGGGTTCGGAGCCGTCGTGCCTCACGTCCACAGTCACCACGCAGTTGAGGTTGGTGGCGCGGACCTTCTCGCTGCTCACcgcctggaggaaggtcctgcgGTGGTAAAACGCAGGCGTCGTGAGCGCCGGGCGAGGCGGCTCCGACCCGCAGTGGGAGCAAGGCGCGCCCTTTCCCACCCCGCCTCCGCGTACCTTGTAGATTCCACGTTCT
Proteins encoded:
- the MRPL53 gene encoding large ribosomal subunit protein mL53; translation: MAAALARLGLRVVKEVRVQFCPFEKNVESTRTFLQAVSSEKVRATNLNCVVTVDVRHDGSEPCVDVLFEDGRRLIMRGFHLTAQEMLTAFIAHIHAKGAGTGRN